In Metarhizium brunneum chromosome 3, complete sequence, a genomic segment contains:
- the atmA gene encoding Aflatrem synthesis protein A, translated as MPSLSLSEMASPQPTSLRGATPVIILFTLTVVGIFALLAFPISNGLFNALLLQASQRKIGAESSPYDTTLTGWNWLDALLDGFTVFFYDLVDGSRADMSLLMIPFSGSAVGIWILGMIESRRNGNKDRIPAFFTTMASLGQILGLGIVSPLFYGLSLNERNSSWRGSDYDVAPEVFYTTPVSIVIGMALPWALAALPAPSVLSINQKVNMVRLWEIFPITTYLAQRGLDPLARRFLGSTRQAGGRGNGAMHRVYGIGLLWSTATYWYFMSMVFSASVLPFIFRPEIAEAWSLRHMCQLRNPFALGSPLPSVSQGQLWFVQWDFWLISVACFVWALAVRLELLEDSARHLKATWKIMVGGLMSALILGPVGAAVVLIWRRDTLVHENNHRRKIV; from the exons ATGCCCTCACTCAGTCTGTCGGAAATGGCCTCGCCACAACCCACTTCTCTACGCGGAGCTACTCCCGTAATAATCCTCTTCACTCTCACGGTTGTCGGCATTTTTGCCTTGCTCGCATTTCCGATTTCAAATGGCCTATTCAATGCACTGCTTCTCCAGGCATCGCAGCGAAAGATTGGGGCAGAGTCCTCCCCATATGACACCACATTGACAGGCTGGAACTGGTTGGACGCGTTGCTGGATGGCTTCACAGTGTTTTTCTACGATCTGGTCGACGGATCGAGGGCTGACATGTCTTTACTCATGATTCCATTCAGCGGCTCCGCAGTGGGAATCTGGATTCTGGGCATGATTGAGAGCCGTCGAAATGGGAACAAGGACCGCATACCTGCCTT CTTCACAACAATGGCATCATTAGGACAAATCCTGGGCCTGGGAATCGTGAGCCCTCTGTTTTACGGCTTGTCGCTGAATGAACGAAACTCGTCTTGGCGCGGGTCCGATTATGATGTTGCACCAGAGGTATTCTACACAACACCCGTCAGCATCGTCATCGGAATGGCTTTGCCTTGGGCTCTTGCGGCTCTACCAGCGCCTTCTGTCCTGTCAATCAACCAAAAGGTCAACATGGTAAGGCTTTGGGAAATTTTCCCAATCACAACATACCTGGCGCAAAGGGGGCTGGATCCTCTAGCCAGGCGGTTTCTCGGATCGACACGTCAAGCCGGCGGCCGGGGCAATGGCGCCATGCACCGAGTCTACGGCATCGGCCTCTTGTGGAGCACAGCAACGTACTGGTACTTCATGAGCATGGTATTTTCGGCTTCCGTGCTTCCTTTCATCTTCAGACCCGAGATAGCTGAGGCATGGAGCCTTAGACACATGTGTCAGCTAAGGAATCCCTTTGCGCTCGGCTCTCCGTTGCCATCCGTATCACAAGGGCAACTCTGGTTTGTGCAGTGGGACTTTTGGCTAATCAGCGTGGCCTGTTTTGTGTGGGCTTTGGCTGTAAGATTGGAGCTATTAGAAGACAGCGCACGCCATTTGAAGGCGACCTGGAAGATCATGGTCGGCGGGCTGATGAGTGCCTTGATCCTTGGCCCAGTCGGTGCAGCAGTGGTGTTGATATGGCGGAGAGACACACTTGTGCATGAGAACAATCATCGTCGCAAAATAGTGTAA
- the CBPM gene encoding Zinc carboxypeptidase A 1 has product MLWEKTCIKDLTASSVSVEEHLVEASVYSSFAGCHSCVTLCFVSVAPQKSFFLSRVTILVNQVMKLQTALSLAALGYVTTGCLLPEELEGGKVSLRRRQSARTKKYAPIGKGDRFEGGNKVPYGIGSDPDNFKDVSKLSILSVSEIESALKGLEQEYPEKINLSKADDKTFEGRDIYYGVVGSNEPRVFLTSGVHARERGGPDNIIYLISDLLWADKQNANLTYDGKTYDALQVRQALEVGIAIIPAVNPDGINYDQTYDACWRKNRRPFGDEFGVDINRNFRVFWDYKRIFHPQARVSMSNTPSDHTYVGPSPLSEPETRSITNVFKRVTSLSWYLDLHSALGKVLYSWGDDYAQFNDPSMSFRNQRYDRQRGLFHDGYNEYMEQDDFDAQKSAAERMATAMNSVAGNSARYKADQTINLYPALGSTDEAMAGYYNQTCGASRIHALTFEFGQRSRSWDCNDIFYPDARQYRDNIVHTNVGLMELLLTAAGKDGESKTYKCDNGQGTPEEPKPEQQRPNNPQAQLSPEQRECLAKSLPEYNACRDQACRDSIAQKIRDCAEEATNAKSQPKPESPKPNEQTPKSPAAQLTREQQECLAKSLPEYNACEPRDQACRDNIAQRIRDCADQAMKAKSAGQGQECPPGSSYSAFFGGCAS; this is encoded by the coding sequence ATGCTGTGGGAGAAAACATGTATTAAAGACCTGACTGCTTCGTCTGTATCAGTCGAGGAACATCTTGTCGAAGCATCCGTCTATTCGTCCTTTGCCGGCTGCCACTCGTGCGTCACTCTTTGTTTCGTATCCGTTGCTCCCCAAAAGTCCTTCTTTTTGTCAAGAGTCACCATTCTGGTCAATCAAGTCATGAAGTTGCAAACGGCTCTTTCTTTGGCGGCCCTTGGCTACGTGACAACCGGCTGCCTCCTCCCAGAGGAGCTGGAAGGCGGGAAAGTCAGTCTTCGCCGGCGTCAGTCTGCGAGAACCAAAAAGTATGCGCCCATAGGAAAGGGGGATCGCTTTGAAGGCGGCAACAAGGTGCCATATGGTATTGGCTCCGACCCTGACAACTTTAAAGACGTATCCAAGTTGTCCATTCTCAGTGTCTCCGAGATCGAGTCAGCGCTCAAGGGTCTGGAGCAGGAATATCCCGAGAAAATCAATCTCAGCAAAGCAGACGACAAGACGTTTGAGGGCCGCGATATttattacggagtagtcggCTCCAACGAACCCCGTGTGTTTCTTACCAGCGGTGTGCATGCTCGCGAGCGTGGGGGGCCAGACAATATTATATACTTGATTTCGGATCTGCTTTGGGCGGATAAGCAAAACGCCAACCTCACCTATGACGGCAAAACGTATGATGCTTTGCAAGTCCGCCAAGCGCTCGAAGTAGGCATCGCCATTATTCCCGCCGTCAACCCAGATGGGATCAACTACGATCAGACCTACGACGCCTGCTGGCGCAAGAACCGCAGACCTTTTGGAGACGAATTTGGCGTCGACATCAACCGCAACTTCAGAGTTTTCTGGGACTACAAGCGAATATTTCACCCCCAGGCCAGAGTCAGTATGAGCAACACGCCATCAGACCACACTTATGTTGGGCCAAGTCCTCTCTCGGAGCCCGAGACACGGAGCATCACAAACGTATTCAAACGTGTCACCTCCCTATCATGGTATCTGGACTTGCATTCCGCTCTGGGCAAGGTTCTATATTCATGGGGCGACGATTATGCCCAGTTCAACGACCCTTCCATGAGCTTTCGCAATCAACGATACGACCGCCAACGAGGCCTCTTCCACGATGGATACAATGAGTACATGGAGCAGGATGATTTTGACGCCCAGAAATCTGCCGCGGAGCGCATGGCCACTGCCATGAACAGCGTCGCCGGCAACAGCGCTCGCTACAAGGCTGACCAGACCATCAACTTGTACCCGGCTCTGGGCAGCACCGATGAGGCCATGGCGGGATATTATAACCAGACCTGCGGGGCGAGTCGAATCCATGCCTTGACCTTTGAGTTTGGGCAACGATCACGCAGCTGGGACTGCAACGACATATTCTACCCCGATGCGAGGCAGTACAGGGACAACATTGTCCACACCAATGTCGGTTTAATGGAGCTTCTGCTGACTGCGGCAGGAAAGGATGGTGAGAGCAAGACGTATAAATGTGACAATGGGCAAGGCACGCCGGAAGAGCCCAAGCCCGAGCAGCAACGCCCGAACAATCCACAGGCACAATTGTCACCCGAGCAGCGGGAGTGCCTCGCGAAAAGTCTGCCCGAGTACAACGCTTGCAGAGATCAGGCGTGCAGAGACAGCATCGCCCAGAAGATTAGGGACTGCGCAGAAGAGGCAACCAACGCAAAGAGCCAGCCCAAGCCCGAGTCGCCCAAGCCCAACGAACAAACCCCGAAGAGTCCAGCGGCACAATTGACACGTGAGCAGCAGGAGTGTCTCGCGAAAAGTCTGCCCGAGTACAACGCCTGTGAACCTAGAGATCAGGCGTGCAGAGATAATATCGCCCAGAGGATTAGAGATTGCGCAGATCAGGCAATGAAAGCAAAATCGGCAGGCCAGGGGCAGGAGTGTCCTCCGGGTTCGTCTTACAGTGCGTTTTTCGGCGGCTGTGCTAGTTGA